In Agromyces sp. SYSU T00194, a genomic segment contains:
- the crtI gene encoding phytoene desaturase family protein, with protein sequence MSPRRVVVIGGGIAGLAVAALLARDGHEVELLEARDEVGGRAGSWQRDGFRFDTGPSWYLMPEVFEHFFRLFGESVGNRLDLARLDPGYRVFADGYEGPLDIAADRAGNVALFESVEPGAGAALERYLDSARDTYELALERFLYTNFDSLGPFADRAVLARTPALATLLTRSLDAHASRAVSDRRLRQVLGYPAVFLGGSPYEVPAMYHLMSHLDLEQGVQYPMGGFRALIDAVADVARRAGVRIRTGAPATAIVVDAEGAARGVTVTDASGAPETVDADLVVSAADLHHTETELVPERYRSLPESSWRRRDPGPGAILALLGVRGELPGLTHHNLVFTDDWPANFAAVFGDAPHVPDPASFYACMPSATDASVAPAGDSNVFVLIPVPADPELGHGGVDGAGAPAVEAAADRAIARLAEAAGAPDLADRIVVRRTISPADFEADLHAWRGGALGPGHVLRQSAMFRGSTKSRRVRGLYYAGGTTVPGVGLPMCLISAELVAKRLRGDRSASPLPEPAAEHV encoded by the coding sequence CGGTCGCCGCCCTGCTCGCGCGCGACGGGCACGAGGTCGAGCTGCTCGAGGCGCGCGACGAGGTCGGCGGTCGCGCGGGTTCCTGGCAGCGCGACGGGTTCCGGTTCGACACGGGGCCGTCGTGGTACCTGATGCCCGAGGTGTTCGAGCACTTCTTCCGCCTGTTCGGCGAGTCGGTCGGCAACCGCCTCGACCTCGCCCGGCTCGACCCGGGCTACCGCGTCTTCGCCGACGGCTACGAGGGGCCGCTCGACATCGCCGCCGACCGCGCGGGCAACGTCGCCCTGTTCGAGTCGGTCGAGCCCGGCGCGGGCGCAGCGCTGGAGCGCTACCTCGACTCCGCGCGCGACACGTACGAGCTCGCGCTCGAGCGGTTCCTCTACACGAACTTCGACTCGCTCGGCCCGTTCGCCGACCGTGCCGTGCTCGCGCGCACCCCGGCGCTCGCGACGCTCCTCACCCGATCGCTCGACGCCCACGCGTCGCGCGCCGTCTCCGACCGGCGCCTGCGCCAGGTGCTCGGGTACCCGGCGGTGTTCCTCGGCGGGTCGCCGTACGAGGTGCCCGCGATGTACCACCTGATGAGCCACCTCGACCTCGAGCAGGGCGTGCAGTACCCGATGGGCGGGTTCCGGGCCCTGATCGACGCGGTCGCGGACGTCGCCCGGCGTGCGGGCGTGCGCATCCGCACCGGCGCGCCCGCCACCGCGATCGTGGTCGACGCGGAGGGCGCGGCCCGGGGCGTGACGGTGACGGATGCCTCGGGCGCGCCCGAGACGGTCGACGCCGACCTCGTCGTCTCGGCCGCCGACCTGCACCACACCGAGACCGAACTCGTCCCGGAGCGGTACCGCTCGCTGCCCGAGTCGTCGTGGCGCAGGCGCGACCCCGGACCGGGCGCGATCCTCGCCCTCCTCGGCGTGCGCGGCGAACTGCCGGGGCTGACCCACCACAACCTCGTCTTCACCGACGACTGGCCCGCGAACTTCGCCGCGGTGTTCGGCGACGCGCCGCACGTGCCGGATCCGGCGTCGTTCTACGCGTGCATGCCGAGTGCGACGGACGCCTCGGTCGCGCCGGCGGGCGACTCGAACGTCTTCGTGCTCATCCCGGTGCCGGCCGACCCCGAACTCGGGCACGGCGGCGTGGACGGCGCGGGCGCGCCCGCGGTCGAGGCGGCCGCGGACCGCGCGATCGCACGCCTCGCCGAGGCCGCGGGCGCCCCCGACCTCGCCGACCGCATCGTCGTGCGGCGCACCATCTCCCCCGCCGACTTCGAGGCCGACCTGCACGCCTGGCGCGGCGGTGCGCTCGGCCCCGGCCACGTGCTCAGACAGAGCGCGATGTTCCGCGGTTCGACGAAGTCGCGCAGGGTGCGCGGGCTGTACTACGCCGGCGGCACCACGGTGCCGGGTGTCGGGCTGCCGATGTGCCTGATCAGCGCCGAGCTCGTCGCGAAGCGGCTGCGGGGCGACCGCAGCGCGTCGCCGCTGCCGGAGCCCGCGGCGGAGCACGTGTGA